The Methyloferula stellata AR4 genome includes a window with the following:
- the eno gene encoding phosphopyruvate hydratase, giving the protein MTAILDIVAREILDSRGNPTVEVDVTLEDGSLGRAAVPSGASTGAHEAVELRDGDKHRFGGKGVLKAVETVNRDLFDALSGFDAEDQILIDETMIALDGTSNKARLGANAILGVSLAVAKAAAEASGSPLYRYVGGIQARTLPVPLMNILNGGVHADNPIDFQEFMIVPLGAPSLAEAVRWGAEVFHVLKGALKKAGHNTNVGDEGGFAPNLPSAEAALEFCLKAIEEAGFKPGTDIALALDCASTEFFKDGAYHYAGESKTRSPAEQAAYLAKLAADYPIVSIEDGMSEDDWEGWKAVTDLLGSKCQLVGDDLFVTNVERLAQGIDKGIANSILVKVNQIGTLTETLEAVEMAHRAAYTAVMSHRSGETEDSTIADLAVATNCGQIKTGSLARSDRLAKYNQLIRIEEELGDQALYAGIKAFKAHR; this is encoded by the coding sequence ATGACTGCGATTCTCGACATTGTCGCCCGGGAAATCCTGGACAGCCGTGGCAATCCCACCGTCGAGGTCGACGTAACTTTGGAAGATGGGTCCCTGGGCCGTGCCGCGGTCCCGTCGGGCGCCTCCACCGGGGCGCACGAGGCGGTCGAATTGCGCGACGGCGACAAGCATCGATTCGGCGGCAAGGGCGTCCTCAAGGCGGTTGAAACCGTCAATCGCGATCTTTTCGATGCACTGTCCGGCTTCGATGCCGAAGATCAGATTTTGATCGACGAAACCATGATCGCGCTCGACGGCACATCCAACAAGGCGCGGCTTGGCGCCAATGCGATTTTGGGCGTCTCGCTCGCTGTGGCGAAAGCCGCGGCGGAGGCTTCGGGCTCACCGCTCTATCGCTATGTCGGCGGCATCCAGGCGCGCACCCTACCCGTCCCTTTGATGAATATTCTCAATGGCGGCGTTCACGCCGACAACCCGATCGACTTTCAGGAATTCATGATCGTGCCGCTCGGCGCGCCTTCGCTGGCGGAGGCGGTGCGCTGGGGCGCCGAGGTTTTTCATGTGCTGAAAGGCGCTTTAAAGAAGGCCGGCCATAATACCAATGTCGGCGATGAAGGCGGCTTTGCGCCGAACCTTCCCTCTGCCGAGGCCGCGCTCGAATTCTGCCTCAAGGCCATTGAAGAGGCAGGCTTCAAGCCCGGAACCGACATAGCGCTCGCCCTCGACTGCGCCTCGACCGAGTTCTTCAAGGACGGCGCCTATCATTATGCCGGCGAAAGCAAAACCCGCTCGCCGGCGGAACAGGCGGCCTATCTCGCCAAACTCGCCGCCGATTATCCGATCGTCTCGATCGAGGACGGCATGTCGGAGGACGATTGGGAGGGCTGGAAGGCCGTGACCGATCTGCTCGGCTCAAAATGCCAGCTCGTCGGCGACGATCTTTTCGTCACTAATGTCGAGCGTCTCGCCCAAGGCATAGACAAAGGCATCGCCAATTCGATCCTGGTCAAGGTCAACCAGATCGGAACCCTGACCGAGACACTCGAAGCCGTCGAAATGGCGCATCGGGCAGCCTATACGGCGGTCATGTCGCACCGCTCCGGCGAAACCGAGGATTCGACCATCGCCGATCTCGCGGTGGCGACGAATTGCGGGCAGATCAAGACGGGTTCGCTCGCCAGGTCCGACCGGTTGGCCAAATATAACCAATTAATCCGCATCGAAGAAGAATTGGGCGATCAGGCGCTCTATGCCGGCATCAAGGCCTTCAAAGCCCACCGCTAG
- a CDS encoding FtsB family cell division protein, whose amino-acid sequence MVIRRRVRAVFFPLLLYCVSGTVGGYFVWHALNGERGLKTKDEYEHKIAVLEQDLGHLRAEHAQWAHKIDLMRGQTIDRDLLDEEARRLLGLSHKNELVIFVASPQK is encoded by the coding sequence ATGGTCATCCGCAGGCGCGTTCGCGCGGTCTTCTTTCCGCTGTTGCTCTATTGCGTCTCCGGCACGGTTGGGGGCTATTTCGTCTGGCACGCGCTGAACGGCGAGCGCGGCCTCAAGACCAAGGACGAATACGAGCACAAGATCGCGGTTCTTGAGCAGGATCTAGGCCACCTTCGCGCCGAACATGCGCAATGGGCGCATAAGATCGACCTGATGCGGGGCCAGACCATCGATCGCGACCTTCTCGACGAGGAAGCGCGCCGATTGCTCGGATTGAGCCATAAAAACGAGCTGGTGATCTTCGTGGCGTCCCCACAAAAATAA
- the pdhA gene encoding pyruvate dehydrogenase (acetyl-transferring) E1 component subunit alpha produces the protein MAASPSTRAKAAGGKDAAPPSSNVGDFTLEEELAAYENMLLIRRFEEKAGQMYGMGLIGGFCHLYIGQEAVVTGMMMAAKDGDQTITSYRDHGHMIAAGLDPKAVMSELTGRKSGLSHGKGGSMHMFSKEKHFYGGHGIVGAQVPLGTGLAFANLYRGNDNVSFTYFGDGAANQGQVYESFNMAELWKLPVVYVIENNLYAMGTSVARSSALTDFSKRGASFNIPGEQVDGMDIRAVKAAADRATAWCRGGNGPIILEMQTYRYRGHSMSDPAKYRAKEEVQKMREEHDPIEQVRARLLRNNQASEDDLKKIDAKIRATVAEAAEFATNDPEPDASELWTDVLK, from the coding sequence ATGGCCGCATCACCGTCCACCCGTGCCAAAGCAGCCGGAGGAAAAGACGCCGCGCCGCCGTCCTCGAATGTCGGCGACTTCACTTTAGAGGAAGAACTCGCCGCCTATGAAAACATGCTTTTGATCCGCCGCTTCGAAGAAAAGGCCGGTCAGATGTATGGCATGGGCCTGATCGGCGGCTTCTGCCACCTCTATATCGGCCAGGAGGCCGTCGTCACCGGCATGATGATGGCCGCGAAAGACGGCGATCAGACGATCACCAGCTATCGCGATCATGGCCATATGATCGCCGCCGGCCTCGACCCGAAGGCCGTGATGTCGGAATTGACCGGACGCAAGAGCGGCCTTTCGCATGGCAAGGGCGGCTCCATGCACATGTTCTCGAAGGAGAAGCATTTTTACGGCGGCCATGGCATCGTCGGCGCGCAAGTCCCGCTCGGCACCGGCCTCGCCTTCGCCAATCTCTATCGCGGCAACGACAATGTCAGCTTCACCTATTTCGGCGACGGCGCCGCGAACCAGGGCCAAGTCTATGAGAGCTTCAATATGGCGGAGCTCTGGAAATTGCCCGTCGTCTATGTGATCGAGAATAATCTCTATGCCATGGGCACCTCGGTCGCCCGCTCCTCGGCGCTGACCGATTTCTCAAAGCGTGGCGCCTCTTTCAACATTCCGGGCGAACAGGTCGACGGCATGGACATTCGCGCCGTCAAAGCCGCCGCCGACCGCGCGACTGCCTGGTGCCGCGGCGGCAATGGTCCGATCATTCTCGAAATGCAGACCTATCGCTATCGCGGCCATTCCATGTCCGATCCGGCGAAATATAGGGCCAAGGAAGAAGTGCAGAAAATGCGCGAGGAGCATGATCCGATCGAGCAGGTTCGCGCCCGTCTGCTGCGCAACAATCAAGCAAGCGAAGACGATCTCAAAAAGATCGACGCGAAGATCCGCGCGACCGTCGCCGAAGCGGCGGAATTTGCAACGAACGATCCCGAGCCGGATGCGTCCGAACTTTGGACGGATGTCCTGAAATAA
- a CDS encoding pyruvate dehydrogenase complex E1 component subunit beta, with protein MATNILMPALSPTMEQGKLTKWLKKEGDKVRSGDVLAEIETDKATMEVEAVDEGTLAQILIPDGTENVAVNTPIGVILGDDGEAMPKPAATKPEALAIQAEAPAPKIEAPSPAVAPPASPAVVGRLEEPGIPAGTSMVTMTVREALRDAMMEEMRRDETVFIMGEEVAEYQGAYKISQGLLQEFGARRVVDTPITEHAFAGLGIGAALSGLRPIVEFMTFNFAMQAMDQIINSAAKTLYMSGGQMGCPIVFRGPNGAAARVAAQHSQDYSAWFSHIPGLKVVAPYSAADFKGLLKSAIRDPNPVIFLENEILYGHSFDVPQIEDYLVPIGKAKIARPGEHVTIVSFSFGMTYALKAAEDLAKDGIEAEVIDLRTLRPMDTATIISSVKKTGRCVTVEEGWPQSGVGAEISAVLMAEAFDYLDAPVLRVTGRDVPMPYAANLEKLALPSVADVVQAAKAVCYK; from the coding sequence ATGGCAACCAATATACTCATGCCCGCCCTGTCGCCGACGATGGAACAGGGCAAACTCACCAAATGGCTCAAGAAGGAAGGCGATAAGGTGCGCTCCGGCGACGTGCTCGCCGAGATCGAAACCGACAAAGCGACGATGGAAGTCGAGGCCGTCGACGAAGGCACGCTCGCGCAGATCCTCATCCCCGACGGCACCGAGAATGTCGCCGTGAATACGCCGATCGGCGTGATCTTGGGCGACGACGGCGAAGCCATGCCGAAGCCTGCGGCCACGAAGCCCGAAGCGCTTGCAATCCAGGCCGAAGCGCCTGCGCCGAAGATCGAAGCGCCCTCACCGGCGGTAGCCCCGCCTGCGAGCCCCGCCGTGGTGGGCAGGCTCGAAGAGCCGGGCATTCCGGCCGGCACGAGCATGGTCACGATGACTGTCCGCGAAGCGTTGCGTGATGCCATGATGGAGGAAATGCGCCGCGACGAGACCGTCTTCATCATGGGCGAGGAAGTCGCCGAATATCAGGGCGCCTATAAGATCAGCCAAGGTCTCTTGCAGGAATTCGGTGCCCGCCGCGTCGTCGATACGCCGATCACCGAACATGCTTTCGCAGGTCTCGGCATTGGCGCCGCGCTCAGCGGCTTGCGGCCGATCGTCGAATTCATGACTTTCAATTTCGCCATGCAGGCAATGGATCAGATCATCAATTCCGCCGCCAAGACGCTCTATATGTCGGGCGGCCAGATGGGCTGCCCCATCGTGTTTCGCGGCCCGAATGGCGCAGCGGCGCGTGTCGCCGCTCAACATAGCCAGGATTATTCCGCCTGGTTTTCGCATATCCCAGGCCTCAAGGTCGTCGCGCCCTATAGCGCAGCGGATTTCAAGGGCTTGTTAAAGAGCGCGATCCGCGATCCCAATCCGGTCATCTTCCTCGAAAACGAAATTCTCTACGGCCATTCCTTCGACGTGCCGCAGATCGAGGATTATCTCGTCCCCATCGGCAAGGCGAAGATCGCTCGGCCGGGCGAACATGTGACAATCGTCTCTTTCTCCTTCGGCATGACCTATGCGCTCAAAGCCGCCGAGGACCTGGCCAAGGACGGTATCGAGGCCGAAGTCATCGATCTGCGCACCTTGCGGCCGATGGATACGGCGACGATCATCTCCTCGGTCAAGAAGACCGGCCGCTGCGTGACGGTTGAAGAAGGCTGGCCGCAATCGGGCGTCGGCGCCGAAATCAGTGCGGTGCTGATGGCCGAGGCCTTCGATTATCTCGACGCGCCGGTCTTGCGTGTCACGGGCCGCGACGTGCCCATGCCCTATGCCGCAAATCTCGAAAAGCTGGCTCTGCCGAGCGTTGCCGATGTGGTGCAGGCGGCGAAGGCGGTCTGCTACAAGTGA
- a CDS encoding pyruvate dehydrogenase complex dihydrolipoamide acetyltransferase has translation MPINILMPALSPTMEKGNLARWLKKEGDKIKSGDVLAEIETDKATMEVEAVDEGILAKIVVPDGTADVPVNDVIGLITEEGEDASAISVSAKAAPPTASAAAPASESPAPAPISAAPSPTPAAALNGHADHGRIFASPLARRIAKETGVDLAAIKGSGPHGRVVERDVKTALAEGPKPQPAPPARPAYTPGLSDEIIKAYFEPGTYEAVPHDTMRKTIARRLAEAKQTIPHFYLTVDCEIDTLLKLREDINRSAPLNKDGKPAYKISVNDMVIKALALAIVRVPGANVTFTEAAMLHHQHADVAVAVAIPDGLITPVVRAADTLPLSVLSNMMKDMVARAKERRLKPNEYQGGVTAVSNLGMFGIKDFCAVINPPQSSIMAIGMDEERAIVKNGAIVAAHMMSATISCDHRAMDGAKGAELISAFKKLIENPISMLI, from the coding sequence ATGCCGATCAATATCCTCATGCCGGCGCTCTCGCCCACGATGGAAAAGGGCAACCTTGCCCGTTGGCTGAAGAAGGAAGGCGATAAGATCAAATCGGGCGACGTGCTGGCCGAGATCGAGACCGATAAGGCGACGATGGAGGTCGAGGCCGTCGACGAAGGCATTTTGGCGAAGATCGTCGTGCCCGACGGCACGGCCGATGTGCCCGTCAACGATGTGATCGGCCTCATCACCGAAGAGGGCGAGGACGCAAGCGCCATTTCGGTTTCGGCCAAGGCCGCGCCGCCGACCGCGAGCGCGGCTGCGCCTGCTTCCGAGAGCCCTGCCCCTGCCCCGATCAGCGCCGCCCCATCTCCAACGCCAGCCGCGGCACTCAATGGGCATGCCGATCACGGACGGATCTTCGCCTCGCCGCTGGCACGCCGGATCGCCAAGGAGACAGGCGTCGATCTTGCCGCGATTAAGGGCTCGGGTCCGCATGGCCGCGTCGTCGAACGCGACGTCAAGACAGCGCTCGCCGAAGGACCGAAGCCTCAGCCCGCGCCGCCTGCACGCCCCGCTTATACGCCGGGCCTTTCCGATGAGATCATCAAAGCCTATTTCGAGCCCGGCACCTATGAGGCCGTTCCGCATGACACGATGCGCAAGACGATCGCGCGACGCCTCGCCGAAGCGAAGCAGACGATCCCGCATTTCTATCTGACCGTCGATTGCGAGATCGACACGCTCTTGAAGCTGCGCGAGGACATCAACCGCTCCGCACCGCTGAACAAGGATGGCAAACCGGCTTACAAAATCTCGGTCAACGATATGGTGATCAAGGCTTTGGCGCTTGCGATCGTGCGCGTGCCGGGTGCCAACGTCACCTTTACCGAAGCGGCGATGCTGCATCATCAGCATGCCGATGTGGCCGTCGCCGTCGCCATACCCGACGGGTTGATCACGCCGGTGGTGCGCGCCGCCGATACGCTGCCGCTGTCCGTTCTGTCGAACATGATGAAGGATATGGTCGCCCGCGCCAAGGAGCGCCGTCTCAAGCCGAACGAATATCAAGGCGGCGTGACGGCCGTCTCCAATCTCGGCATGTTCGGGATCAAGGATTTCTGCGCGGTGATCAACCCGCCGCAGTCGTCGATCATGGCGATCGGCATGGACGAAGAACGGGCCATCGTCAAAAATGGTGCGATCGTCGCGGCGCATATGATGAGCGCGACGATCTCGTGCGACCATCGCGCCATGGATGGCGCCAAAGGCGCCGAGCTGATCTCTGCCTTCAAGAAGCTGATCGAGAATCCAATCAGCATGCTGATCTAG
- a CDS encoding outer membrane protein, with translation MMRKILLTSVAVLATSASAFAADLPSRRQAPPPYLPPPPLFTWTGVYLGGQIGYEWGREPATLVSSQPSGVVGGAHIGYNYQVQQFVIGLEGDVNGTSYTGSAFSVLGPISASTKIPVDASIRGRVGYAWDRTLIYGTGGVAFADIKDSFVTPGAFASFDRTRVGWTVGGGIEYAVTNNWSVRAEYRYTDYGRFSDAVFAFPLNHHSTDNRVQAGFSYKFDTFAPPAPVLAKY, from the coding sequence ATGATGCGTAAAATCCTTCTGACGAGCGTTGCGGTTCTCGCAACTTCCGCGTCGGCCTTTGCGGCCGATCTTCCGAGTCGCCGTCAGGCGCCTCCGCCCTATCTCCCGCCGCCGCCGCTCTTCACCTGGACCGGCGTCTATCTCGGCGGTCAGATCGGCTACGAATGGGGACGTGAGCCGGCGACCTTGGTGTCTTCGCAGCCGTCGGGTGTCGTCGGTGGCGCGCACATCGGCTACAACTACCAGGTCCAGCAGTTCGTCATCGGTCTCGAAGGTGACGTGAACGGCACGAGCTACACCGGCAGCGCATTCAGCGTCCTCGGCCCGATCTCCGCCTCCACGAAGATCCCGGTTGATGCTTCGATCCGCGGCCGCGTCGGTTATGCCTGGGATCGCACCCTGATCTACGGAACGGGCGGTGTCGCCTTCGCCGATATCAAGGACAGCTTCGTCACGCCCGGCGCCTTCGCTTCGTTCGATCGCACCCGGGTCGGTTGGACCGTCGGCGGCGGTATCGAATATGCCGTCACCAACAATTGGTCGGTTCGTGCGGAATACCGCTACACCGATTACGGCCGCTTCAGCGATGCTGTCTTCGCTTTCCCGTTGAACCATCACTCGACGGATAATCGCGTGCAGGCGGGCTTCAGCTATAAGTTCGATACTTTTGCTCCGCCGGCTCCGGTCCTCGCGAAGTACTGA
- the recO gene encoding DNA repair protein RecO produces MEWRDEGLITGLKKYGETSVILEVMTKAHGRHLGLVKGGRSKRMHAVLQPGNQADLVWRARLDEHLGTFAVEATALRASRFLANSEALHALNLITSLLRLMPERDPHQNLYRAASLIADELDTSEHIPAMLVRFEMVILAELGFGLDLDSCAATGGHEDLIYVSPKSGRAVSREAGAPYRDKLLPLPAFLRGEDHDTKPPPCDIRDGFRLTEYFLMRDLFAPRGLAMPAAHHAYLAEISKSA; encoded by the coding sequence ATGGAGTGGCGCGACGAAGGATTGATCACCGGGCTCAAGAAATATGGCGAGACGAGTGTCATCCTCGAAGTCATGACGAAAGCGCATGGGCGGCATCTGGGCCTTGTCAAAGGCGGCCGCTCCAAACGCATGCATGCGGTGCTGCAGCCAGGCAATCAGGCCGATCTCGTCTGGCGCGCGAGACTCGATGAACACCTAGGTACCTTCGCGGTCGAAGCGACGGCCTTGCGCGCCTCGAGGTTTTTGGCAAACAGCGAAGCTTTGCACGCCTTGAACCTCATCACGAGTCTCTTGCGGCTGATGCCGGAACGCGACCCTCACCAAAATCTCTATCGCGCCGCCTCGCTGATCGCCGATGAACTCGACACATCCGAGCATATCCCGGCCATGCTCGTGCGCTTTGAAATGGTAATCCTCGCCGAACTGGGATTCGGTCTCGATTTGGACAGTTGCGCCGCAACCGGCGGCCATGAGGATCTGATCTATGTCTCGCCGAAATCCGGCCGCGCCGTATCGCGCGAGGCAGGCGCGCCTTACCGTGATAAGCTTCTGCCCTTGCCGGCCTTTTTACGCGGCGAGGATCACGACACGAAGCCGCCGCCCTGCGACATTCGCGACGGATTCAGATTGACGGAATATTTCCTGATGCGCGATCTCTTCGCGCCGCGTGGCCTCGCCATGCCGGCCGCGCATCACGCCTATCTCGCCGAGATTTCCAAATCTGCATGA
- the parC gene encoding DNA topoisomerase IV subunit A codes for MGKNVAPPAPPTGGSTDPVNLREALEERYLAYALSTIMGRALPDARDGLKPVHRRILYGMQILRLDPGTAFKKCAKIVGDVMGSFHPHGDQAIYDALVRLAQDFSSRYPLVDGQGNFGNIDGDSAAAYRYTEARMTEVARLLLEGIDEDAIDFRENYSGDQKEPVVLPAAFPNLLANGAQGIAVGMATSIPPHNVAELCDAALHLIAHGNATVDDLLAFTPGPDFPTGGIIVEPKASIAETYKTGRGSFRLRARWAKEEGARGVWQVVVTEIPYMVQKSRLIEKIAELLNDKKLPLVADIRDESAEDVRVVIEPRSRTVDPVMMMEQLFKLTELESRFPMNMNVLVDGVVPRVISLKEALQQWLDHRRSVLVRRSRYRLGQIEHRLEVLAGMLIVFLNLDEVIRIIREEDEPKDALKAAFELSDVQANYILDTRLRSLRRLEEMQLRLEHDELENEKSEIEKLLASEAKQWKVLTAQIRELKKKFSSETALGRRRTTFDEAPDAADFDLASVMVEREPVTIVVSEKGWIRALKGHVADLSSLQFKGDDQFQSSFFAESISKILVLATDGKIFTLDAAKLPGGRGHGEPIRLMADIGEGEEIVAVFPYVAGAKMLIAATDSRGFVAPQDEMIAGTRKGKQLMGVDKPFNAALIVPAEGDHVAIIGENRRLLVFPLNQVPEMARGKGVRLQKYKDGNVSDVRVFFLKDGLSWKDPAGRSFVVGKSDLKEWIGARADAGRLPPRGFPKSNKFE; via the coding sequence ATGGGAAAGAATGTCGCTCCGCCCGCACCGCCCACCGGCGGCAGCACCGATCCTGTCAATCTGCGCGAAGCGCTCGAAGAGCGTTATCTCGCCTATGCGCTTTCGACCATCATGGGGCGGGCCCTGCCCGATGCGCGCGACGGTTTGAAGCCGGTTCACCGCCGTATCCTCTATGGCATGCAGATCCTGCGGCTCGACCCGGGCACCGCCTTCAAGAAATGCGCGAAGATCGTCGGCGACGTGATGGGTTCGTTCCATCCGCACGGCGATCAGGCGATCTATGATGCGCTCGTCCGGCTCGCCCAGGATTTTTCGTCGCGCTACCCGCTCGTCGATGGACAAGGCAATTTCGGCAATATCGATGGCGATAGCGCCGCCGCCTATCGCTACACCGAAGCGCGGATGACGGAAGTCGCACGTCTTCTGCTCGAAGGCATTGACGAAGACGCGATCGATTTCCGCGAAAACTATTCGGGCGACCAAAAAGAGCCGGTGGTTCTGCCTGCCGCTTTTCCAAACCTTCTCGCCAATGGCGCACAAGGCATTGCCGTCGGCATGGCGACGTCGATTCCGCCGCATAATGTCGCCGAGCTTTGCGACGCCGCGCTGCATCTGATCGCGCATGGCAACGCCACCGTGGACGATCTCTTGGCTTTCACGCCAGGTCCGGATTTTCCGACCGGAGGTATCATCGTCGAACCGAAAGCCTCAATCGCCGAGACCTATAAGACAGGCCGTGGCTCATTTCGCCTGCGCGCGCGCTGGGCGAAAGAAGAAGGGGCACGCGGCGTCTGGCAGGTGGTCGTCACCGAAATTCCCTACATGGTGCAGAAGTCGCGCCTGATCGAAAAAATCGCCGAGCTTCTCAACGATAAAAAGCTGCCGCTCGTCGCCGATATCCGCGACGAATCGGCCGAAGATGTGCGCGTCGTCATCGAACCTCGCTCGCGCACCGTCGATCCCGTCATGATGATGGAACAGCTCTTCAAGCTCACGGAGCTCGAGAGCCGGTTTCCGATGAACATGAATGTTCTCGTCGACGGCGTCGTGCCGCGGGTGATCTCCTTGAAGGAGGCGCTGCAGCAATGGCTCGACCATCGCCGCTCAGTTTTGGTGCGGCGCTCGCGCTATCGTCTCGGTCAGATCGAGCACAGGCTCGAAGTTCTGGCCGGCATGCTGATCGTCTTCCTCAATCTCGATGAAGTGATTCGCATCATCCGCGAGGAAGACGAACCGAAGGACGCCTTGAAGGCGGCCTTCGAACTCTCCGACGTTCAAGCCAATTACATTCTCGACACGCGGCTTCGCAGCCTGCGCCGCCTTGAGGAAATGCAGCTTCGGCTCGAGCACGACGAACTTGAAAACGAAAAGAGCGAGATCGAAAAATTGCTGGCGAGCGAGGCCAAGCAATGGAAGGTGCTCACCGCGCAGATCCGCGAGCTGAAAAAGAAATTCTCAAGCGAGACCGCGCTTGGCCGCCGCCGCACCACTTTCGACGAAGCGCCAGATGCCGCCGATTTCGATCTTGCAAGCGTCATGGTCGAGCGCGAGCCGGTGACGATCGTCGTCTCCGAAAAGGGTTGGATTCGCGCGCTGAAAGGTCATGTCGCCGATCTCTCGAGCCTGCAGTTCAAAGGCGACGACCAGTTCCAGTCTTCCTTCTTCGCCGAAAGCATTTCCAAAATTCTTGTCCTCGCGACGGACGGCAAGATTTTTACGCTCGATGCTGCCAAACTGCCCGGCGGGCGCGGCCACGGCGAACCGATCCGTCTCATGGCGGATATTGGCGAGGGCGAAGAGATCGTCGCCGTCTTCCCTTATGTGGCGGGCGCCAAGATGCTGATTGCTGCAACCGACAGCCGCGGTTTCGTCGCGCCGCAGGACGAGATGATCGCCGGCACGCGCAAAGGCAAGCAGTTGATGGGCGTCGACAAGCCATTCAATGCCGCGCTCATCGTCCCCGCCGAGGGCGACCATGTTGCGATCATCGGCGAGAACCGCAGGCTGCTTGTCTTCCCGCTCAATCAAGTGCCGGAAATGGCGCGCGGCAAGGGCGTGCGCCTGCAAAAATACAAAGACGGCAACGTCTCCGATGTAAGGGTTTTCTTTTTGAAGGATGGCTTGAGCTGGAAAGATCCGGCAGGCCGGAGTTTTGTCGTCGGCAAAAGCGATCTCAAGGAATGGATCGGTGCGCGCGCCGATGCCGGGCGGCTGCCGCCGCGCGGCTTCCCAAAGAGCAATAAGTTCGAGTGA